The Verrucomicrobiota bacterium genomic interval GTTTCCGGTTTTTGCGTTGTTTCCAAGGTTTGAGGCGGAGGTATTGGAATCCATCATCAAGGACTAGTGTATTAGCCCCAAATTTTTCCACTGCATAACGGGCCGCTTTTACCCGGTCCTTGTCCACAATGACCAAGACGTTCTGGAGGTTAGTGGCGAGCATGAAGGGTTCATCCCCTGCATGCTCACTATCTAAAAGTATTTTATGACCATCTGAGACGACCCTCGGGGGGACTTCATCTGTGCGCATGAGCAGTTTGTCGATCATTCTGTCCTTGAAGGGGCGGGGTGTGCTCTTGTAACCCCGGCTCAGGATGGCCACTTTCCTTCCTTTGGCAGTCAGGGCCCGGGCGAATTTCTCCACAACAGGTGTTTTTCCGGTTCCCCCCACTGTCAGGTTCCCGACACTGATGACTTGCACAGCCATGGAGTGGTCATGGAACATGCGTTCATGGTAGAGATAGAGTCGTAACCGGACAATTTGCGCGTACAACCGGGACAGCACTAGCAGGAATGAACGGAAAAAAGCTGCCCGTTTGCCGTAGCGCTTTTCCAAAATCACATCGAGCGCAAATTGCTCGAGTTCATCCATTTGTTCGCGAAAACTCATATCCAGCTCTATCTATAACCGTGAAGCCACTGAAGATCACGAAGTTTTTTTTTAGTTCATGGACGTTTACATTTAATACTCCAGCGCAAAACAGGGGGGTTACTTTCGTATGGTTTTGATTTTCTCCCTTTCATTTTCTGGGGGGAGTGTCGAGGTGAGGCATTGGTATAATGAGAATCGGGACTTTACCCGGTTTATCGTCCCGAGTCTCACCGCGAATATCCTGACCATCGGCACCTTGATCGTGACGTCCCTCTCCGTCTCCCGAGAAAAGGAACAGGGGACATTTTGACCGGCTGCTCGTCTCACCTATGACTCCGCTAGATGATTATGATCGGGAAGGCTTTTGTCGGGATTTACCTCCCCGATCGATCATATGCCCCTCGGGCTTCAATATGTGACATGGTTTAATCCCGTCCGCCATTTTATGGAGATTTCGCGCGGTATCTTTCTAAAGGATATCGATATTCTATCGGTCGGTGAGAGTCTTTTTCCTCTCGTCGTTATCGCCATGATTACTTTCGGCGCATCCGTTTGGATGTTCCGGCGGAAAACCAGTTTATCATGAGCGACCGGCGCAATTTGCCTAAGATTTGAAATAAGAAACCCAACGGGCAAATAGCTTTTGGGCTAGATAAAAATGGCGGACAGGGTGAGATTCGAACTCACGGTACGGGTTAACGTACACACGCTTTCCAAGCGGGCGCAATAGACCACTCTGCCACCTGTCCTCCAGGGAAGAGGACAAAGTAAAACAAACTTTTTGCGGTTTGCCAATGCAAGAATTCATCCCAGCCGAAAATTCTTCTACAAATGTAACAATTTGCGCACCAGAGCAAAAATCGTGTCGACAAAAAAAATGTTTCTGCCAAAAAAGAAACCAACATGGGACTAGTAAAGAATTTCGTTCTCGACACTTCTGTTCTAATTCACGAGCCACGCAGTATCTTTAATTTTGAAGAGCATAATGTCTTCATACCGGGGGATATTCTCGAGGATTTAGACAGTCTAAAAACCGAACAAACTGACCGTGGGGTGCGCGCCCGTGATGTCATCCGCAGGCTTGACCAGGTCTTCAAAGACCCTGAGATAATGAGTAAAGGGGCAAAAACCCCGAGTGGCGGACGGATATTTGTGGCGACCCGTGAGGAAACCGCTCAAAACCGTGATGCCCTCGAAAAGATGCGCCGGCAATTCCCCGATTTTACAAAAATCGATAACCGGATTATCGCCACGGCCTTGATTATCCAGAGTTTGCAAGCCCCGCCGACCATTCTGGTCACCAAAGACATTAATATGTCCCTGAAAGCCCGTGCATTGGGACTACAGACAAATGACTACCTTAATGACAAGGTAGATGATCCCGGCATCTACCAATCACAAATGTCGGTGATCGAAGTTTCAGGCCATGAGATGCAACGTTTTGCCAGTTCCACCTACCTCGATATCGACGCGAAACGCATCGAGACTGCAGGACTCAATGAATATGTGCTCCTGAGATCCTCGGAAGACAAAACCATGCCGGCGAAATGCTGCAGCCTGAACGGGCATACCACCTTGCGCAAATTAAACTGTCCCGCTGCAATCAATATCCCCGGGGGCATTTCCTTAAAACCCCTGAATCTCGGGCAACAATGTTTTCTCGATGCACTGTTCGATCCAGATATTTCGCTGATCACCGGCTACGGCAAAGCCGGAACGGGCAAAACTCTTGTCGCAGTCGCCGCGGGCCTTTCGCAGGTTTACCGCCGTTCTTATCAGAAACTCATCGTGACGCGTTCAGTCGTCCCGATGGGTAATGGTGAAACCCTGGGATTCCTCCCCGGTGACCTGAATGAAAAGATGCGGCCTTGGCTCCAACCGATTTATGATGCGATTGAATTCATCATGTCCCCGCCGCCGAATCTTGACGGACGGAAAAAAACGGTGAAGAAAAAACCTGAATTCCAGATGGCCGCTGCGGGCAAGCCGGGGCAGCCTATGAAACCTCATGAAAAATTAATCGAGCAAGGGATCATTGAAATCGAAGCCCTGTATCATATCCGCGGGAGATCGATCCCAAATGCCTTTTTTATCGTGGATGAAGCCCAGCAACTTTCCCCATTGGAGGCTAAAACCATCGTGACGCGCATGAGCAAGGGTTCAAAGCTGGTCCTGCTAGGGGACCCGACACAGATTGATAATCCTTACGTGGATGCGATGTCGAATGGGCTGGTTTACACCCGCAATAAACTCAAAGGCCAAGCCGTCGCCGCCCATATCCAACTGGCCAAGGGCGAACGCAGTATCCTCGCCGACCTCGGCGCAGAGTTGATGTAGTCATATTGATATTCAGTTTTTATCGTTTACAGGGACGTATCCGGTTTGGCCTGGATTTGATTTCCCCCGGGCCGAGTCGATTTATGTCTCGTTTCAGGTTCAATATCACGGACTTTCAGCCGGAGGTCATTTATTTTCCTAAGAGGAACCGCAGGGCTGATTCGAGGGTGGGGTGGTGGAATTCATAACCGGCGGTGAGCAATTTGCGCGGGACAGCCCGTGTGCTGGCCAGCAGGAGGGAATCAAACATTTCCCCCGCGGCGAGTTTTCCGGCAAAAGCGGGAACCGGTAAAAGGGTGGGGCGCCGGAGCAATTTGCCCAGGGTATGAGTGAATTCCGTGTTTGTGACGGGTCCAGGAGAGGTGAGATTCACAGGCCCCACGATGGCATCATTCATCATCACGTAATGAAAAGCCCTGATGACATCTTCGACAGATACCCAGCTCATCCACTGTGTCCCGTTGCCGATGCGCCCGCCCAAGCCTAGGTTAAAAGGTAAAAGCAATTTGCTTAAAGCTCCCCCGCGTGGACTCAAGACCACGCCCAAACGCATGGAGACGACACGGATCCCTGCGTCACGCGCAATTTGCGCGGACTCTTCCCATTCACGAGCCACATCGGGGAGGAATCCCTGGCCGGCAGGGCTGTCTTCATCGAGGATTTCTTCCCCTCGGTTCCCGTAAAATCCAATGGCTGAAGCACAGATCAGAGTTTTTGGTTTGGTAGTACAGTGTGCCAGCGTCTGTGCGAGGAAACGGGTGGAGTCCACTCGTGAATCCCGGATTTTGCGCATTTTCTCGGGGGTCCATCTCGCGGCAATATTTTCTCCAGCTAGGTGGATGACGGTATCGAATCCTTCCAAGTCACCGGGAGTGATTTTACCTTCCGCGGGACTCCAGTTGATTTGATGTTTGTCCTGACGATGGCGTGGGGACTGTAATGGATGGCGCGTGAGCTCCCAGACATCATGGCCACCGGTGGAAAGGAATGCTTGCAGGGAACTGCCCACTAATCCGCTGGCCCCACTAATGAGGATCTTTTGCCGGGCCTGACCTGAATACCGAGAATGGGTTTGTAAATCAGATAAAGTAATCTGGTGACGGTAATGGAACATCCTCTCGAGGTCGCTGCGGATCATGTCTCCGGCCACCACCCGTCCGAGCCATCCTAAGGGTAATTGGTATCCAATAAAATCGGTCATCCGGCTTTTAGCGGGGGATATGGGCTCGAAGCGGTGGGTATGTGCCCAAGATTTGAAGGGGCCGGTGACTTGGATATCCTGAAAACGGACATTCCTAAAATAATTTTGATGCATCGCCACCCAGTGGAATTTAAAGGGACCTTTCTTGATCATGATTTTGACTTCGGCACCATCCTGAATGCCTCCATATTGCTCAATGACCCGGGCATCCACCCATGGTGGTGTCAGGCGTTCGAATGCACCGGGACGTTCGTGCCAGGCAAAAGATTCCTCGACAGGAACGGGGAGTTCGAGTGATTTTTCCAGAACAAGTAGCCCCATAGATATGCTCCAAAGATGCTCTTGATTACACCATCGTGCAAGAGAAGGTTTGAGGATGAATGATCTTGTGTAAATCTGCTCGAATTCATCCGGGTAATGGTTATGCTTTTTCTAATGAAAATTTTATTTGCGACGGCCGGATTGATTCTGTGGACATTATTTCCAGTCATGGCGGGTAATGGTCCCCTCGGGGATCAAGAGGAGACCTATATACAGCAGGCGAGACTCCTCGCCCGACGGGGGGATTATGAAATAGCATTAAAGGCATTCAATAAAATCTATGACCTGAACCCGAAGAATACCCTCGCTCGCGTCGAGGCCAAAAGGTTGCAACTGCTCAAGGAAAAGAACCCCGATTCTTTTTACCTGACTGAAAAACTCAAAAAAATCAACCTACCTGAGTTTAAAATAAATGAGGCGCAGTACAGTGCCGCATTAAAGTATCTCAAGGAGACACTCGCCACAGTACAGACGGGCAAAGAAAACCCCGTCGAGATAAATATGATTATTACTGAAATCTCACCGGAACCACCCCTGATCACTTATAGCTTGGAAAATGTCTCCTGGTGGGATGCCTTTTGCTTGGTTCTCCAGGCGGGCTTGCTGGATTGCGAATTGAGTGATAAGACCTTTACTATCAAAAAATCGGAGTGAGCCCTTTGTGTTTTATCTAGCCTGGAATATCCTGCATATGGAGCAAATTGCTTCCGAACTCGACAAACAATTCTTGGTTTTTGTCCCGAAAATCATTATTGGTCTCGTCATTCTCATCACGGTTTTGATCACGGTAAAAGTCGGCGATTCTCTTTTTAAGAAATTCATCCTGAAAATCGACAGCCGCCGGGCCCATGTTTTTAATCTCATCCGCCAGACATGCAAAGCCGCCATTCTTATCCTCGGCGTGATCACTATTCTGGCCACCCTCGGGGTGAATGTCTCTGCTGTGGTCGCCAGCCTCGGACTGACTGGTTTTGCCCTTGGCTTCG includes:
- the lpxK gene encoding tetraacyldisaccharide 4'-kinase is translated as MSFREQMDELEQFALDVILEKRYGKRAAFFRSFLLVLSRLYAQIVRLRLYLYHERMFHDHSMAVQVISVGNLTVGGTGKTPVVEKFARALTAKGRKVAILSRGYKSTPRPFKDRMIDKLLMRTDEVPPRVVSDGHKILLDSEHAGDEPFMLATNLQNVLVIVDKDRVKAARYAVEKFGANTLVLDDGFQYLRLKPWKQRKNRKHFDIVLVDRQAPWGNNFLLPRGTLREPPENIIRATHIFITKSDGNNSKALRAELEALNPHAEIIECNHEPLHLIDIYTKEKKPLEFLKGLKVGAISGIAKPESFEEGLRNLGADLVYSRAYADHHRFTVKEIQNTMINSLRREADAVITTEKDAVRFPLIEKRNIPVYFLRVEIKIVKGYESFEDCVSKLCFEEIPDPASTEK
- a CDS encoding ABC transporter permease, with protein sequence MSGFTSPIDHMPLGLQYVTWFNPVRHFMEISRGIFLKDIDILSVGESLFPLVVIAMITFGASVWMFRRKTSLS
- a CDS encoding PhoH family protein → MGLVKNFVLDTSVLIHEPRSIFNFEEHNVFIPGDILEDLDSLKTEQTDRGVRARDVIRRLDQVFKDPEIMSKGAKTPSGGRIFVATREETAQNRDALEKMRRQFPDFTKIDNRIIATALIIQSLQAPPTILVTKDINMSLKARALGLQTNDYLNDKVDDPGIYQSQMSVIEVSGHEMQRFASSTYLDIDAKRIETAGLNEYVLLRSSEDKTMPAKCCSLNGHTTLRKLNCPAAINIPGGISLKPLNLGQQCFLDALFDPDISLITGYGKAGTGKTLVAVAAGLSQVYRRSYQKLIVTRSVVPMGNGETLGFLPGDLNEKMRPWLQPIYDAIEFIMSPPPNLDGRKKTVKKKPEFQMAAAGKPGQPMKPHEKLIEQGIIEIEALYHIRGRSIPNAFFIVDEAQQLSPLEAKTIVTRMSKGSKLVLLGDPTQIDNPYVDAMSNGLVYTRNKLKGQAVAAHIQLAKGERSILADLGAELM
- a CDS encoding TIGR01777 family oxidoreductase encodes the protein MGLLVLEKSLELPVPVEESFAWHERPGAFERLTPPWVDARVIEQYGGIQDGAEVKIMIKKGPFKFHWVAMHQNYFRNVRFQDIQVTGPFKSWAHTHRFEPISPAKSRMTDFIGYQLPLGWLGRVVAGDMIRSDLERMFHYRHQITLSDLQTHSRYSGQARQKILISGASGLVGSSLQAFLSTGGHDVWELTRHPLQSPRHRQDKHQINWSPAEGKITPGDLEGFDTVIHLAGENIAARWTPEKMRKIRDSRVDSTRFLAQTLAHCTTKPKTLICASAIGFYGNRGEEILDEDSPAGQGFLPDVAREWEESAQIARDAGIRVVSMRLGVVLSPRGGALSKLLLPFNLGLGGRIGNGTQWMSWVSVEDVIRAFHYVMMNDAIVGPVNLTSPGPVTNTEFTHTLGKLLRRPTLLPVPAFAGKLAAGEMFDSLLLASTRAVPRKLLTAGYEFHHPTLESALRFLLGK
- a CDS encoding tetratricopeptide repeat protein, coding for MKILFATAGLILWTLFPVMAGNGPLGDQEETYIQQARLLARRGDYEIALKAFNKIYDLNPKNTLARVEAKRLQLLKEKNPDSFYLTEKLKKINLPEFKINEAQYSAALKYLKETLATVQTGKENPVEINMIITEISPEPPLITYSLENVSWWDAFCLVLQAGLLDCELSDKTFTIKKSE
- a CDS encoding mechanosensitive ion channel, which encodes MFYLAWNILHMEQIASELDKQFLVFVPKIIIGLVILITVLITVKVGDSLFKKFILKIDSRRAHVFNLIRQTCKAAILILGVITILATLGVNVSAVVASLGLTGFALGFALRDALSNLLAGAMILLYRPFTLGDRIVVTSFEGIVTDIDLRYTTLSLDEKIFLIPNSVLFTNPITVVRRADHKK